GCTCATTTACCCTATATCACACTACATCATCATAACATCCAATGGACGTATTTACCCAAAAGTATCAtcacacattatatatcataaCTTTTACTTAACtataatatacatgtttgtgttcgaatgtacttgttattttttaaagtaCCTTGGGTCTAAGTACAAGTACAACTACCAATGATTTTTTAAACACCAAGTACAAGTACATAAAAATCTGTATTTATTCCAAGTACACGTACATATCCTTGGACCCATCCCTGCTTCTTACTGTACCGCAGATTCTCCAATAAAGACACAAAAGTAAATATacaagtactgttattattattattatccttagtatgaTCAGCATCATGATTAGTATAAGATGTACTATGAAGCTTTATTTTGTcgtgattatatttttttatcattatagataaTCATTACATTTCTAGTactgttttttaatttttatcattaccattattatcatttttgctataaaATCTTATCACAGTTTATTACTAGCTACGgcttttattaatactatcattatttttataattattatcgtaatcattatcattgttatcattattattattattattattattattattattatcattattagtattattattattactgtcgttgttgttgttgttatcattattattattattattattatcattattagtattattatcatcatcatcgttatcgctattattatcattgttattagtagtagtagtatagttattattattattatgaatattattattgttattaacattattatcgtcattatcattattattgtcattattgttactattattttttttattatcattattactgtagtgGATAACCAAACTCCGTAGTCAGAGATATTAGTctggtagcgtgttacccaactgCAGGTAATCACTatatgggtttggcgtattttggtgatAACTCTCAGGTGATTGAAAGCGATCCCGTGctcacaataaaaagaacaaaaaaggcaacataaaaggagcatccatattatacatttattacgcacaaatctttcgaACACAACCAGTATACAAGACAACACATCATACACTTACTTGGTACAACAGAGACACGAAAAGTATCAGTCAGCCAGCTACAAATCAGACGGTCTGTCACCACACAGGATAAAAGACTCTCtccctctgaccgacctggcttgaccttttatactggtggcttcccgcgcttggtgatattttacccataatgcagttGATTTATATTTGTTCAATAGCGTATGGTGAGTCTGAAATAAGcttaaacatacataaaataaaaaagaataataaaattataccgtgagggaaaacgggaaaacacgatgagaaaaacgaaagagaaacaaagcaaaGGTAAATCAGTCGAAggcaaaaaaggcaaaaataagaCAAGTCAAGTACGGAACATAAGTGTATAAGTAGTGTTACGTGTAGTAGAAATAGTGTAGATGTaaatgtagatcacggaccaatgaAGAAGGTAAGTTAAAAGGATATACAGATTTATTCTTATAGAAAATataagagacaaacagaggaaaacaacaaaaccacatcatcttgcagggcggaggagGCCGTAGATTTTCTGTAGAGATCCGCAATCGCCAGGGGAACAGGCGAGAACCCTacgggaggacccgcctgaagccacgggaaattcactacagtaatcatgattgcccacgcctgagcagatagccagggtggtaaataaacttacttaacttaacttaattcacttcatttatcattattattgctgccattatcataatataaattctttattattgttatcgttcctattatcatcaatgtccattactactactactactatcatcattatcggtattattatcataatcattatcattgtcgtcattattattatcattatcatcattattattgttatcgttattgatctatattgataatgttgtcattatcattattcttattcttattatcatccttattgatactattattattatcattacggttatcattaacataattatcattacggttatcattaacataattatcattactgttattattattgctatcattattaatattatcattattatccttatattttcattattattatcattattgtcattattactattattttcattattattatcatggctgttgttattattgttgcaatcattgccattattattattggaactattattataattatcattattattattgttattattataattattatcttttaacattattattattactaaaatcattatcattattatcggttttattatcacaattatcatccttatttttgttgttattattttcattattattattattattattattattattttagtatcattcatgctatcatcctccttatcatggtcattattattatcatcattactgttattatccaaACAACTTTTGTGttaattactattgctactattttattatcattattattattattattattattattattataatcactatcattattttcattattattactatcatatatatatatatatatatatatatatgtgtgtgtgtgtgtgtgtgtatatacatatatatatacatacatatatacatatacttatatatatatatatatatatatatatatgcacacacacacacacacacacacacacacacacacacacacatacacacacacacacacacacacacacacacacacacacacacacgggtgtatgcatatatatatatatatatatatatatatatatatatatcattataggcttgttgctcaggcgtctgatagtaagaatgaagaggtagactaaaacggccgtaaagaacttcatgatttattgcaaacgtttcgaagacaatcaaatctccatcgtcagtgctatgattaatgaaccaaaaagataaaaatgcagttagacaatttaaataaaaaacatagttCAAATTGGTAAACAATTAGGTGGGTATTAATTTTATACAAATGTGACTATCAACACAAATTGCTCAACATTCTCAGTGACCGCACAAAATTTAAAAGAATCACTGTTGACGTTTCCACCCACTTACTGTACTTAGAAGGCAAACCAAAAAGGCTACTTCGTACCATCAAATCGTCCATTAACGAAAACACCTATAACTTCCTGTCAATTTCTGGTTCCCGACCTGGTTCACTTTACGGTCTTCCCAAAGTGCACAAACCAAATATTCCACTAAGACCCATTATCTCTTCTATTGGCGCCTTTAACCACAACGTCCGCAACAATTCTTGTGCCCATCATATCTCCTTTAACTACCAATCAGTATACTATAGAAAATTCTGCATCTTTTGCAAATGAAATCACATCTCTTAACTTTAAACAACCAATCACCATGGCGAGTTTTGATATAGAGTTACTCTTTACTAATGTTCCCCTTATTGAAACCACAGATATTATAGTAAACAATTTAGACACCTCCCAGCTTGCCAAAATTGGATTAACAAAAGACTTTTAAAAAATACTGGATATTGCCGCCCGTCATTCAGTGTTCACTTTTGATGATTGTCTTTATACCCAAACAGACGGGGTTGGGCTCCACTGGGCCCTTCCTACGCCAATGCATTTCTTTGCTACCATGAAATTAAATGGCTTGAGCAGTGTCCGCCAGAATTCAAACCTTTACACTAGCGACGATACATTGATGACACTTTCGTTCTTTTCAGACATCCGTCACACGTAAACTTGTTTCTAAATTATCTGAACTCCAAACACCCAAGTATTGAATTCACCCACGAAACACAACATAACATAACAACCTTTTTTGGATACCGTTGTTACCAATGATAACGGCCTCTTTCATACTAGAATATACCGTAAACcgaccttcactggcctcggcctCCATTTTCTTAGCTATACcccttatatatacaaaatcaatagcataaaaacactcatcaacAGAGCCTATAACCTATGTAGTAGTTGGTCTACTTTCCATGATGAAAtgatttttctaaaaaaaaattttttttataacaaagggatacccattacatattttttttataaaataacaaataatttccTGTGTAATATATTCTCAAATAAACTTATTGTGCCAACTGTTAAAAGaaatcacagatatatataaaattaccacACATAGATAAACTAAggtttgaaaaaagaaaacaattaaaatctCTCCTCCGTAATAATTACCCTAAATTAAGTTCACTTTTGTCTTTAACAACACTAACACCATTTATAACTTCTTATAACAACCTAGGAGTTGAAACTTTGATCTATGTTCTAATGTAGTGTATTTGTTTACCtgtcaacctcacgatggttacgtcaccgcatATCAGAACATAAAGGCAAGTCCTTTCGAACTGTCCTCCCCCTGAGCAGGCCATCTTTCTcatccataagagagcactccctCTAATACTCACATACTTTTTCTAACACAGATTTTCGTATACTGTCGtcccattcctcccgccaagatctcatcatttcagaatccctgtttatacagaaaatgtctcctgagctgaacaacatctccacagcaaccaccttgttcacaCTTTAAACTCGCGTACATACCCTTGATGGATAgtttgcgtatttatgtatgtatacatgtatgtatgtgtgtgtgtatatatatatatatatatatatatatatatatacatgatatatgtatacatatacatacatacatatatatgtgtatatatatatatatatatatatatatatgtatgtatgtatgtgtatatatatatatatatatatatatatatacatgatacatgtatatatatatatgcacatataagtgtgtgtgtgtgtgtgtgtgtgtatgtatatatgtgtatatatatacacatatatacatatatatatatatatatatatatatatatatatatatgcacgtatatgtgtgtatataaattctaTTATACTCCTATCGCTTAGATGATTAGACAGatggcactcacactcacacttaagaCAAGACCGAGAGGAAAACGCTCCACTCCGGAAGGCAGCCATTCCAGGACACGCGCGCGAGCATGTGAGCGCGGAGGTCCTAGGATTGCGTGCGCGTTGAGGGCCTTCCGGATCCCAAGAGCATGAGCCTCACTCTTCGCCCAGCCTTGTGCCTGTAACGTTGTGACTCTCGGCTTCTGTTCCCGTGAAGGTAAAGTTGCAGTGCTGCTGAATGTCTTTTAACTGTTATCAGATAAACCTCTTTGGGAGAAATGAGAGTGTTATTGGGATGCAGAATATGTAATAGGGGTATATGTAAATAGAGTATGCACactatttgcgtgcgtgtgtgcgtatttgtgtgtgtgtgtgaatgtatgtatataaacaggcattacacacacacacacacacacacacacacacacacacacacacacacacatatatataaatatatatatatatatatatatatataaatatgtatatatatacatacatatatatatatatatatatattaaaggcagatagatagatagatatagatatagatatatatatcatgtgtctgtgtgtgtgtgtatgtatatatatatatatatatatatatatatatatatatatatatacagacatacatacatacaaagtgtatgtatgcatatatttcatcagcagcagcagcagcctaaGTCAGTCCATTGCAGGACGTAgccctctcctaatcttttccaactttgtctgcctTACGTTTTTACTTCCAGTCttagcccccaaatttcgttatttcgtcgcgccatcttgtcattgccattttttctttttgatgctcctgagtatatcttccacttctgtctgttccctgatctacgTCGCCCTCCTCCGATCTCTTAGGATAATTCTCagcaacctctccatccctctctgggcacttattagttacCTCTCCAgtgatttggttgtagtccatgcttctgatccataggttataactgggaggatgcattgggtaaagacttttctttttaaacataattgcaaggagcctcttagtatgctactgtattTGCTGAAGGTGTTCCagcttagactgatgcgtcgcttaatttcctcttcgctagatgtgtttgtctgtacgagttaccttttcataatcaatgaatgccatacacaggggtttcctttattcgtttttttttttgttttttttttcttacttaggtgagcgtgtggatgtggtctgttgttgagaatccactgcttATGCCTGCCTGTTCtgtaggctggttagaatccaaactGTCAGAGGTGTGagttgtgaacagtttgtaagtaactgagagGAGGTTTATGGGTCGGTAGTGTTTTAGAGCCTATCTGTCCCCTTTTTCtaggtatcaaaataattgttgcatttttccaggctttccgagtttttccgttgagaaggcctttgtttaaaaaaaaaaaaaaaaaaaaaaaaaaaattaaaaagaaacttGGCTAGTTtctctgttgcaatttctcctgcatctatcatAAGGTCTTAACTAATGCCGTCTTCATTTggagttttccctctctttatgcctTTATTATATGTCaaattatatgtcacttctccgccaggtttctttattgcttacatttgatttccctctatcccgagtctccttttagctgttttcatgctggtacctgaaatcactgtttcattcatgatttgagtattgaatttccgtacatcttctctcttttctttttatttatagtctttgttagttcatctAATTCTATGTTGTCCTTCCTTTattgtcattgaactgtttgttcatttggtcaatgttgagatcttcgtcgctgaggagtgaatatctattttggatgttaatgctaaattctgtcactctggtctttgttagctaaatttggctgcggttttcgtatgagtttattcccttcccttctaatGTGTAATTTAagttggcctctgaccaacctatggtcgctaccaacatttactatattaataagttccacattttttactatatcgcgtctatttgaaattatgaagtcaatttcgttttttgatgtccgatggcgacttccatgtccacttccgctctagtcttttttcgaaaaatgtattccactagcatttgtcccttctcattcctagtacctattccgtgattccccaccacggtttctccttctgcctttttacctattttggaatTAAAGtcttccataattattgtgaaatgggtttttactctctcgctggctaaatgaacatctttaaagaagctttattttcatcacggtggctgcaggttggagcaaagacttgaacaatctttaagtcgtacctgttttattgttactgaagccactctttcgtttatactatggaatgttacgatattcttttctaaatgtgtgtgaactaagaaacctaccatTAATTCtagcttgctaccctggggtttacttcTCCAATAGAGCTCGTCTCCATCATTTAggatcttctgttcttcgcctagttttCTAACCTCACagtcctatgcatatatatatatatatatatatatatatatatatatatatatatatatatatatatttttttttttttttttttttttttgtgtgtgtgtgtgtgtgtgtgtgtgtgtgtgtgtgtgtgtgtgtgtgtgtgtgtgtgtgtgtgtgtgtgtgtgtgtgtgtgtgtgtgtgtgtgtgcgcgtatatacatatactgtatgtgcatatgtatgtatgtatgtatgtatgtgtatgtgtatgtgtatgtgtatgtgtatgtgtatgtgtatgtgtatgtgtatgtgtgtatatatatatatataaatgtgtgtgtgtgtgtgtgtgtgtgtgtgtgtgtgtgtgtgtgtgtgtgtgtgtgtgtgtgtgtgtgtgtgtgtgtgtgtgtgtaaatacgcatAGACTACGGCGATTACTTGACCCCGTCGCTGTTAGCtatgtcattttttttaaagagcaaATGACCTATGTTTGCAATTTGTAACAAAATGAATATCGTTATCAAAGAGAATATACGAAGGTTATCCAACGAACACAACGTATCGGATAATCACGGATATTCATAGATTCAAAGAACGTAAATAGAGAGTTCCTTTGTTGGTGAAAGTCTGGGATCTGCTGCTGTGCATTCTTAGCTTGGACAAAATTACTTTCATGTTCTACTATTACCAAATACTGAAAGCACAGACAAAGAAGTTCGGTCACCGGAAGTACACTGTGGGTACTTAAAAGCATGGAAAACAGTGAGATGACGCCcgggattataataatatcactacaTGTAAGTTTATACTgccaggtgtatatatatctatatatctatatatctatatctatatctatctatatctgtctatctatctatctatatatctgtatgtgtgtgtgtgtgtgtgtgtgtgtgtgtgtgtgtgtgtgtgtgtgtgtgtgtgtgtgtgtgtgtgtgtgtgtgtgtgtgtgtgtgtgtgtgtgtgtgtgtgtgatcattaccTATTTCCACAGTCGCTGCATTTCAGAACTTTAGATTAGGATACTTTATTATATTAGTGGAATTTacaattatatcatatttttttaatgacacaatattgataacagaGTCTGAAGAGTGGGACTCCAAATGTCAAAGATTTTGTCATCTACAGTGCAATACGttcaagaaaagaagacgaaatttATTGATATGTAGATGTTCTAAGAAcccatttttttaatgatttttccaAGGAACGCGCGTGTTTGAAAGGTCTGTTGTACACAGTAAATCGGTTTTATTTATACCAACAACAAATTAATTTTCAAATTTTCCTtgcatatctaaaaaaaaagatacaaggaAAATGAGCTTTATATCGCAGCAATTTAGAAACATGTGTCATTTCTATGTATCGATAGCCACTCACGACTTCGTAATTGAAAGAGGAACACAAGAGTCACCACTAACTCATATCATCTCACGTAGAAGAAAAACATTCTCACTACGTTGGGCgcgagtgcatatgtgtgtgcttgtgtgtgtgtgtgtgtgtgtgtgtgtgtgtgtgtgtgtgtgtgtgtgtgtttgtgtgtttgtgtgtgtgtgtgtgtgtgtgtgtgtgtgtgtgtgtgtgtgtgtgtgtgtgtgtgtgtgtgtgtgtgtgtgtgtgtgtgtgtgtgtgtgagtgtgtgtgagtgtgtgtgtgtgtgtgtgtgtgtgtgtgtgtgtgtgtgtgtgtgtgtgtgtgtgtgtgtgtgtgtgtgtgagtgagtgagagagagagagagagagagagagagagagagagagagagagagagagagagtgtgtgtgtgtgtgtgtgtgtgtgtgtgtgtgtgtgtgtgtgtgtgtgtgtgtctgtgtctgtgtctgtgtctgtgtctgtgtgtgtctgtgtgtgtctgtgtgtgtctgtgtgtgtctgtgtctgtgtctgtgtctgtgtgtgttgtcggGGGTTGGGTGCACGTAATGTGTGCAGTTGTGGATCGGAAAACCTAACCATGTTCTGATTGCAACCCCAGATGTGCACCATTGGACACCACCATCtagccatcctcctccttcttggtaAGTTCTTCGTGCAGAAGTTATGCCTCTATACAGCTGTCTAactgatttttttgtattttttaatcgTTACCGGTAATGTAGAGTAACAGTCATTTGCCGCATTAGAGCGTATGTCGCACTGATTTTAacatctatatctagctattgAAAACAATTATTTGATGTGAAAAAGacatacaattatttttattatgatttatgattttcctttctttcgcttgCTTCTGCAGCGCTCCAGGGAACATCAGCTTTGCAGAGGGATGTTTATGCCAAACGCAGCAGTATGTAAAAAGGAGATAAATTAGTTAATAGAACTGCAATAATGTGaaattaaatgtatgtaaatgtatctgtCTCTTAGCGTACATAGACAccctgcatcacacacacacataagcactgaagaggtgtgtgtgtgtgtgtgtgtgtgtgtgtgtgtgtgtgtgtgtgtgtgtgtgtgtgtgtgtgtgtgtgtgtgtgtgtgtgtgtgtgtgtgtgtgtgtgtgtgtgtgttcatttcggTGGTCCTCTGACCTGACTAATTTCAGCGTGGTGGACGAAACGGTCCTTGGCTACCAGATACAACACAGACGAACCCACTCCAGGCTGCAACCTCTTTACAACGAAGGGAGTCGGTgcgtattttttctctccttgtaaGCGTCCTTTGTGAGAGTGCGTTGGTGTGATTTCCTAGAAACATAGTCTGCCTATTCTTTTACTTGCTGTCCCTAACTGTCTTATTTACAATAAACATCTTCGCCTATGCCGTGATTCGTTGCTGCAAGAAAGTAAATATACAAGTAAAACACCGAAATGACAAACAAAAAAGCTCATCAAAGAGTAACTTTACAAAAGCAGacatgataaataaacaattcaTCGATAACTAGCATATACTGAATTCAagtatctcactcactcactgactcactctcaacacatacattttattaatctgtctataGTATGTTGCTAGCTCTTGCTTTGAATTGGCTTTGCAAGATTCTTTCCTTACTTGACGTTTATTTCAACATTAATCTTGTAAACATAATATgtccaatgaaaatgaaaacggcaGCTGAAGCAGATATCATTGGTAGCTGAGTATTACTTATTTTGGACCAAAATACGTTTAGGCGTGattaggccatatatatatatatatatatatatatatatatatatatatatatatatatatatatatatatatatattaaatactgtttttttgttgACTTTAGAATATTTGTTTGATTTAATGCCTCCACAGCCTCTGACTAACCCTAAATTTCTCCAGCAGAGTGTGCAATAGAAAAGTGTTCAGACCAGTATGGTCTCTGCTCATACTCAGCCCGGAATTCTGCAGAACTCAGCCAttgctccttcctctttcattcttgcgTGTCCAACTGCTTCAAACAGGATCTCCCAGTAGTACCTTTGACAGTGTAAAGTAGGCGACGCTTATGCCCAGCTTTGTACCTTGCCCATCTACAGGCACTGAGCATTTAAGGTCAAAAACAGAAAGGCAAGGTTCTTGcattcgtgttttatttttgtatagcaaccaattttttttttttttttctattggtttcatatttttttttatatatcagttCGTTCCTATACTATATTTCATTGTCTCGTTTTATTAATAAGAATGGAAAATGGGTAAATCTGATATAGACGGCAAATTATCTTACAAATGAGTCAGAATGTGTCAAAATATAATTATCTAATAAAAAGTTATGAATAAGCGTCAAAATCGAGCAGCCATTTGCCTGACTGAGAATATGGTATAAGCTAAATGTCTGAATTACACAAGTTTTAAAGCTACGtaagtttattttatattttctcagTACAGCAATTAATGTAACTTTAGTACATTCGAGCTTACCAACATTATCACTTTGTGCACAAACCTCCGCGTTATCGGTGCCCAGACCGTAATAATAAAAGGCCCCATCCAGACGAACGGGCTGTGTCGGGCAAACACTGTAAACCAAATAATGTTCCAAACCAACGCTTAGAGGGTGGTTGGCGGGCACGAGTGTAGGCTGTTTACTGGACAACCACCACGGTCACTACCTCACCACAGCTCGGGCTGGTGTGTGCCCTGCACCCGtggacaacaacaacacatatgTGCCGGGAGGTAGCAGTGCCCGTCGACCTGCCCCTTCATCCGGATGGGGCTCAACTGCTACGGACGTTTAAGATATGCGCATTACGGGGCTGTTTTTAGGAAAAGAATGCTTCGGAGTTTATGTAGCTCGCTAAATGACAAATGTGCTGTAATGCTATATAGATATTTCTAGTGAAAAGCTGTATGTTGTGATAGGCATACGAAATAGGTGAAATGATTTTCAAAAGGTAGAGAATTGTAGTACGAGATGAATGATGAAATTGTGGTTTgtgggatgatgataattat
The Penaeus chinensis breed Huanghai No. 1 chromosome 15, ASM1920278v2, whole genome shotgun sequence DNA segment above includes these coding regions:
- the LOC125032738 gene encoding uncharacterized protein LOC125032738; the encoded protein is MCTIGHHHLAILLLLALQGTSALQRDVYAKRSTWWTKRSLATRYNTDEPTPGCNLFTTKGVECAIEKCSDQYGLCSYSARNSAELSHCSFLFHSCVSNCFKQDLPVVPLTV